The window GGTGATCGAGGGCGTACCGGCCGGCGGCGGCGAGGATGCCCGCCTGGCGCATGCCGCCACCCATCCGTTTGCGGATCACTCGAGCCTTGGCGATCCGCTCGCGGCTGCCGACGACCAGGGAGCCGACAGGTGCGCCGAGGCCCTTGGAGAGGCAGACCGAGAGGGTGTCGAAAAGGGCGCCGTACTCGGCCAGGGTCACCCCGTCGGCGATGTGGGCGTGCCAGATCCGGGCGCCGTCACAGTGCAGGGCGATGTTGTGCTTGTCGGCGGCGACCCGCAGGTCCTGAAGGGTGCTGAGCGGGATGACCCCGCCGCCGCCGAGGTTGTGGGTCTGCTCGACGGCGATCGCCGCGGTCGGCACCGATGGGAAGCCGGCCGGGCGGATCATCTCGGTGATCCGCTCGGCGTTCAGCGCGGCGCCGTAGGACGGCCAGGTCCGGGTGGAGATGCCGCCGAGCAGCGCGGCCGCCCCCACCTCGTAGGTGACGACGTGCGCGTCGGCGCCGGCCAGCAACTCGCCGCCGGGCGGGACGACGAGTTGCAGGGCGATCTGGTTGGCCATCGTGCCGGATGGGGCGAACAGCGCCGCCTCGTGGCCGAACAGCTCGGCCACGTGGGCCTCGAGCGCGTTCACGGTCGGGTCGTCGCCGAAGACGTCGTCGCCGACGGCCGCGCGGGCCATCGCCGTCCGCATCCCCTTGGTGGGGCGGGTGACGGTGTCCGAACGCAGGTCAGCCACGGAGCATCTCGGCGACGAGGAACGCCAACTCCAGGCTCTGCTGGGTGTTGAGGCGCGGGTCGCAGGCGGTCTCGTACCGATCCGGGAGGTCGAGGTCCTCGATGCCCTGGGCCCCGCCGAGGCACTCGGTGACGTCCTCGCCGGTCAGCTCGACGTGAATGCCGCCCGGGTGGGTGCCGAGGCCGCGGTGCACCTCGAAGTAGCCGAGCACCTCGTCGACCACCCGGTCGAAGTGGCGGGTCTTGTAGCCGTTCGACGACTCGTGGGTGTTGCCGTGCATCGGGTCGCACTGCCAGACGACCTTGGCCCCGGAGGCGTGCACCTTCTCCACGATCGGGGACAGCGCGTCGCGGACCTTGCCGTTGCCCATCCGGCTGATCAGGGTGAGTCGGCCCGGCTCGTTCTCCGGATTCAGCTTCTCGCACAGCTCGATCGCGGTCTCCGGCGACGTGCCGGGGCCGATCTTGACGCCGATCGGGTTGGCGATCCGACTGATGAAGTCGATGTGCGCGTGGTCGAGCTGCCGGGTGCGCTCGCCGATCCACAGGAAATGGCCGGACAGGCCGTAGGCGCGACCGTCGGAGACGCGGGTGAGCGCCCTGTCGTACTCCAGGGCCAGGGCCTCGTGCGAGCAGTACAGACTGACCGTCCGCAGTGCCTCGCTGTCGGTCATGCCGCAGGCGCGGATGAAGTCGAGCGCGCGGTCGATCTCGCGGGCGATCGCCTCGTAGCGCTCGCCGGCCGGGGAGGCGCGGACGAAGTCCTTGTTCCAGTCGTGCAGGCCGTGCAGGTCGGCGAGACCACCCGAAAGATACGCCCGAAGCATGTTCATCGCGGCGGCCGAGTTCGCATACGCCCGGATCATGCGCTGTGGATCGGCGATCCGCGCCGCCTCGTCCGGCTCCAGCGAGTTGATCATGTCGCCGCGGTAGGCGGGCAGGCCGAGCGAGTCGGTCGGCGCGGAGCGGGGCTTCGTGTACTGCCCGGCGACCCGGGCCACCTTGACCACCGGCATCGACGCGCCGTAGGTGAGCACGACCGCCATCTGGAGCAGGGTGCGGGCGTTGGCCAGCAGGTGGCTCTCGGTGTTGTCGGCGAAGGTCTCGGCGCAGTCACCGCCCTGGAGCAGGAAGGCACGGCCCTCGCACACCTCGGCGAGCCGGTGCCGCAACTGGTCGACCTCGTAGGGCGCGACGATCGACGGCACGTTGTCGAGGACCTTGCAGACCTCGGCGACCTCGGCCATGTCCGGCCAGGGCGGCATCTGGACGCGCGGGAGGCTGCGCCACCGGTCGAGGCCGAGAGCCTCGTCCTCGGCAGAGTCCGTGGACGGGCGGGACGTCTGCAGAGCCGGGTTACCGACCCCGGGATGACTGAGCTGATGCCACTCACGACGCATGCCGAAAGCGTACGGAAGAGGGGCACCGGCGTTGTCGCCGGTGCCCCTCTTTCGCGGTCGGTCCTACAGGTTGCTCTTGATCGCCGTGATCAGCTCACCGTTGGTGGTGTCACCGGAGAGCTCCCAGAAGAACGCGCCGCCGAGGCCCTGGTTCTTGGCGTAGGTCAGCTTGCCCGCGATCGTCGACGGGGTGTCGTAGCCCCACCAGTTGCCACCGCAGAAGGCGTATGCCGTACCACCGATGGTGCCGGTGGCCGGGCACTTGGTCTTGAGGACCTTGTAGTCCTCGATGCCCGCCTCGTAGGTGCCGGGTGCGGCACCGGTCGCCGAGCCGCCCGGGGCGGCCTGGGTGACGCCGGTCCAGCCACGGCCGTAGAAGCCGATGCCGAGCAGGATCTTCGCGGCCGGGACGCCCTTGCTCTTGAGCTTCTGGATCGCCGCGTCCGAGTTGAAGCCGGCCTGCGGGATGCCGGTGTACGAGGTCAGCGGCGAGTGCGGGGCGGTCGGGCCCTGCGCGTTGAAGGCGCCGAAGTAGTCGTACGTCATCGGGAAGACCTTGTCGAGCTTCGCGATGCCGGCCGCGTAGTCGGCCACGTCGAGCTTGCCGCCGTTGCTGCCGTCGGCGGAGATCGCCGAGGTGATCAGGTTGCTGGAGCCGAACTTGTTACGCAGCGCGGTGATCACGTTGGCGTAGGCGGCCGGGCCGCTGGCGTCGCAGGAGAGACCGCAGGCGTTCGGGTACTCCCAGTCGATGTCGATGCCGTCGAAGACGTCCGCCCAGCGCGGGTCCTCGACCAGGCTGTAGCAGCTGTCGGCGAAGGCGGTCGGGTTGGCGGCCGCCTGGGTGAAGCCGCCGGACCAGGTCCAGCCACCCACCGAGTAGATCACCTTGAGGCCCGGGTACTTCTTCTTCAGCTTGCGGAGCTGGTTGAACGAGCCACGCAGCGGCTGGTCCCAGGTGTCCGCGACGCCGTCGACGCTCTCCGCCGCGGTGTACGCCTTCTCGTAGTCGGCGTACGAGTCACCGATGGTGCAGCGACCGCCGGTGGTGTTGGCGAACGCGTACAGGATGTGGGTCAGCTTGGACGCCGAACCGGACGTGTCGATGTTCTTCACGTGGTAGCCGCGGCCGTAGACGCCCCACTCGGCGAAGTAGCCGACGACCCACTTGCTGCCGGTGTTCGGCGGCGTCGTGGTCGGCGGGGTGGTCGGGGGCGTCGTCGGCGGGGTCGTCGGCGGCGTGGTGGTGGGCGGGGTGGTGGTCGGCGGGGTGGTGGGCGTGGTGCCACCGCAGACGCCGTTGTCGATCCAGACCGCCCACTGGGTGCTGTTGGTGGCGGGCGACTCGTTCTGGGTCCACCACTTGGCGGTGTAGTTGTGGCCGTTCTGCGAGGCGACGTTGTCCTTCACGTAGACGGCGGTGGCGGACCAGGGGGTGGCACAGGCGGCAGCGGCGGACGCCTGGCTCATCGGCACGGCGACGCTGGACGCCAGCACGATCGCGCCGGTGATGAGCGCCCGGCGGGGGGTTGTACGCAAGGGATGTCTCCTCAAACAGTTAGGAAACTTTCCAAAGAGAGGGATGAAGAGACCGTAGTCACATCGATTAACAACAGTCAAGCCAGGTGAACAGCATTTAAGGTTCTTTAACACAGCCGGACGCGTCACGACGGCGTGCAATCAGGCGGACACGGCCGGTAGTCTTCCGTCATGACCATCTTCGACGTCAAAATTGGCGCCCTCACCGGTGGCGCGACCGAATTGGACCGTTACCGCGGCAAGGTCGTGCTGGTGGTCAACGTGGCCTCGCGATGCGGACTGACCCCGCAGTACGCGAAGCTACAGAACCTCTGGGAGACCCATCGCGACCGCGGCCTGGTGCTGGTCGGCGTGCCCTGCGACCAGTTCGGCGGTCAGGAGCCCGGCACCGCCGAGCAGATCGACGAGTTCTGCCGGGTCAACTACGGCGTGACCTTCCCGGTGACCGAGAAGGTGGAGGTCAACGGACCGGGCCGGCACCCCCTCTACACCGAGCTCGTCGGCGACGGCGCGGACATCTCGTGGAACTTCGAGAAGTTCGTGGTCGCCCCGGACGGGACCGTCGCGGCCCGGTTCGAACCGGGCACCCAGCCGGACGACGCGGAGCTCGTCGCGACGATCGAGAAGCTGCTGCCGCACTGATGAGCATCCACGTGATCGGCGTCGACGCGTACGCGCTCGGATGGGTCGGCGTCGAACTGCGCGACGGGGCCTTCGGGCGCGCCGTCCTGGCCGCCACCCTCTACGAGATCGTCGCCGGCAGCTCCGGCGCCGCGGTGATCGGCGTGGACATCCCGCTCGGCATGCTCCCCGACCGCTGGCGGGCCGCCGACACCCTGGCCGCCGACCAGCTCGGCCCGCGCCGCGGCAGCGTCTTCCGGGTGCCGCCCCGGGCGGTCTGGCAGGAGCCCGACTTCGCCTCGGCCAACCGGCTCTGCCGGGAGCTGACCGGCGCCGGGCTCAGCCGGCAGTCCTGGGCGCTGCGGCCCAAGCTGCTGGAGGCGAACGCGATCTGGGAACGGCACCCGGGTCTGCTCTTCGAGGCCCATCCGGAGGTGTCCTTCCGGACCATGGCCGGCGAGCCGTTGCCGCACGCCAAGAAGACCTGGAGCGGGCAGGCACGCCGCCGTGAGCTGCTGGCCCGCAACGGCATCGTGCTGCCGGACAAGCTCGGCCCGGCCGGGCAGGCCCCGCCCGACGACATCCTGGACGCGGCCGCCGTCGCCTGGACCGCCCACCGGGTCGCCACCGGGGCGGCGCTCAGCCACCCCAGCCCACCCGAGGAGGAGAACGGCAGTCGGATCGCGATCTACTACTGACATCGAGAAGCGCGGATAATAAGCGTCATCGCTACATCGCCCCCGGCGTCTGCTTTGTATACTGACGCCGGGTTTCGCCACGGGAGTAGCAGGTGACCGCGCATGAAGGTTGATCCCCGGCAGCAGCTTCTGGAGATCTGGCGGGCGGTGATCGAGCACTCGTACCGTGACGGCGAGTGGCATTGGGGCGGTCGCGACGGCCGCAACTCGATCAGCGACGCGGAGCAGTTGCTCTGCATCCTCGGGCCGGCCACCGCGATCGACACGTTCGGTCTGGACTCGCCCGGCCGGATCAGCGAGGACCTGCTGGACGTCCTGAAACCACTCGGCGGCGTGATGGACGGCCCGCTCGCCCTGCTCGAAGCGGTGGAGGCTTACCTCACGGCCTACACGGACGAGAACAACACCCCGATCTTCGCCGCGGAGAGCTACTTCCGAAACCCGGTCGGCGCGGACCCGGCCGAGCTGAGCCCGGAGCAACTGGCCCAGCCGGTCGTCGACTCGTTCGCCATCTCGATGGCGCTGTCGCTGGCCACCATCGGGTTCGCCCGGGAGTTCCGCAAGAACCTGAAACGGCGCAGCTCCCGCGCGGACATCGACCGCCTGGTGGAGATGGCGAGCAGGCGTCTCTCGGCTGCCATGGTGGGCCTGCTGCGCAGTTTCACCGTCAACATCTTCGACGTGGACTCCCGCGACGGCCGCGCCCTCATCCGGACGGTGAACCAGCGCGGGCTCTCCACCCGGCGCATCGTCCCGATGATCCAGCAGTCTCTGGAGGACGTGCGGAACAGCCTGCGCACCATCACGATCGGCTCCGGCGCCAACCTGGCCGATGACCTCGACCATCCGGATCGCCTGTTCGAGTGCGGCTGGAGTTGGGGCGTCGTCCGGGACGCGCCGGTGATCGAGACCAGTGAGCAGATCGGCCGGCAGCTGTCCGGCCGGGCCGAGCCCGCGCCGTACATCTACTTCACGACCGTGGCCCTGGACGCCATCGAGGCACTGTCCGCTCCGCGCACCCAGCGGCTCGGCCTGCTCAACGAGGAGCAGCAACGACTCGCTCAGGGCCTCCGGCTGCGCTGGGACCTGACCCAGTCGTACTGGTCGGCCATCGCCGTGCCGGCCGGCAGCGGACTCCGGTGGCCACTCGAGGACATCCCCTGGCAGCGCACCACCGAGAAGGAGTCGGAGTACTTCTCCCTGCACGTCTCCTCGATCGTGGTGCAGGACCTGGTCCGTAAACGGGCCGGCAACGTCGACCTCAACCGGGTCGGCCGGGTGCTGCAGAGCCTGGCCGACCGGGCCCGGATCACCAGCCGGGTCTACGCCGGCGACAAGAGTTACCGGCTGCACGCCCCCGGCTTCCCGATCAACCTGGGTGGCAGCGGCGATCTCGACGAGGCCCGGCTCACCTGGGTGATGTCGGACTTCGCGCCGTTGCTGCTCAAACGGACGATCAGCCTGGCCGAGTTGCTCGGCGCCTCGACGATGCGTAACGAGATGATCGATCTCGCCGACGACATCTGGGACCATCTGGACGCCCGGCGGCTGACGAAGACCCGGCACGGCCTCTGGGATCAACCTCGCCGGGTCTTCGAGGACTTCGAGGACACGTTCGAGGATCCGTCGTGGTACCACACGAAGCGGATCACCGACTGCCTGATCACCGCGGCCGAGGTCATCCGCAAACCGCCGCCGCGCAGCGAGCCGGTCGCCGCCCTCGCCAACGACCTGCTCAGCGAGGCCGAGCACCTGTACGACCAGGAGCTGCTCCAGGGCTCCCCGAACAGCGGCCACGCGATGCAGGCGGAGATGCAGGCGCTGGCGGCCAAGCTCGAACGCGGGCGCTCGGTCCTCGACAAGCAGCCGGGGACGGCCTATGCCCTCGCCAATTTCGTACTGGTGGCGCTGGACCAGTTCGCGGCGGCCCGTAGCGACCTCGACAGCGAGTCCTGACCATGCTGGTCTTCGCGACCTCGGACAAGGGCGGCACCGGGCGGTCGGTGACCACCAGCAACGTGGCCTATCAGAGCGCGCTCGCCGGCTACGACGTCTGCTATCTCGACTTCGACTTCGGCTCGCCGACCGCCGGTTCGGTCTTCGACATCGACGCGGGCCGGCTCGGCGTGCTGCACGGCGGGCTGCACTCGTACCTGCTGGGCGAGGTGACCGAGCCACACCGGATCGACGTCTTCGCCGAGACCGAGCGGGAGAGCGTCAAGGTCCGGGACCGCCACGCCGGCAAGTTGTTCCTGCTCCCCGGCGACCTCGGCATCGGTGAGTTCCCGAGCAGCGACGGCGTGGTCAGCCGCTGCACGGAGATACTGGAGTTGCTGGTCAGTCAGTTCCACATGTGTTTCGTCGACCTCAGCGCCGGGCGGTCCTACGCCCTGCAGATGGCGCTGGAGGCCGCGCGCCGGCTGCCTGACGTTCGGACCCGGTGGCTGGTCTATCACCGGTGGACCAAGCAGCACGTCATCGCGGCCGCCTCGCTGGTGCACGGCCGGCACGGCATCCTGGAGGCCGGCGAGGACCTCGGCTACAACCGGGACGAGTTGCTGGCGTCGTTGCGCTTCGTGCGGACCGCCCTGGTCGACCCGGCTCGGCCCGGCCTGACCTCGCAGCAGTCCGTCTGGATCGCCGAGTGGGACAGCCGCCTCCAGGCCATCGCCGAGAGTGCGAACGCCGGACCGCCCTGGATGCTGCACACCGTCCCGCTCGACCCGGTCCTGCAGTGGCGCGAGCAGCTGATCACCGCCCATGACGTGACGACGATCGGTATCGCCAACGAGCGGACCGCCGAGGCGTTCCAGCAACTGGCCCGGCTGCTGCACAACGACAAGGCGTGGGAGGTGCGGTGACCGGGCCGCACACGACGTTCCAGGAGTGGTCGGCCCAGCCACGTATCGAGCGGGTGCCCCTGTCACACGTCTCGATCGAGCTGGGGCACCTCTACCGGGAGGACTTCGCGGGCGGCATCGAGCTGCTGCGCCGGCATTTCCGGGAGATCAAGCCGTGGGTCGCCGCCGCCCGCGACCGGGCCGCCGCGCTGGCCGGGCCGGGCAGACGCCCGCGGATCAGCACGTGCTTCCTGATCGACGACTACTTCAGCGCGTTCAGCACTCCCGACGAGGTGATCGGCCGGCTGGTCGAGGCGGCCGGCGACAACGGGCTCACCATCGACTACGTGGCCCGGGAGGCCGGCTGCGCCGAGGCCGGCCCGGTCCGGCCCGCCGAGCTCGTGCTCGACCGGCTGGTCAACGAGCCGCCACCGGGCACCGACGGTCTCAAGCCACCGGCGGCGGCGAGCGGCTGGGTCACCAACGGCGACCGGCCGCCCGGCTCTTCCGCGCAGCCGGCGATGGCCCGTCGCCCGGCCTGGCAGCCCCCGACGGAGAACGCCAAGAGCCTGCACTCGATCTACCTGGCGGTGGAGATCTTCTCGCGGAAGCCGGAGGGCCGGCAGTGGTCGTGCCCGTTCCTGGCCGCGGTCTGGCAGTTGCTGCGGCTCGGCATGTTGCGGGACAACGGACGGCCGGTGGCGGCCCCGCAGCCGGCCGGCGAGCGGCTGCCGGCCACGTGGGAGTCGATGCCGGCGGTCCTGCGGCTCAACCCGGACGCCCAGCCGTTCAGCGCGTACCGGACGCTGTCGGTACTGGCCCGGCAATTCCAGAACATCGAGGCGGCGGTCGGGGTGGTGCTGGGCCAGGTCGCCGTCGACGAGGAGGTCCACCAGCAGGTCCGGATCCGGGCCGAGGAGGAGGGCGTCGTGCTGCCCGAGGGCCTGGTGCAACGGATCTCGTACGTCTTCGACGGCGACAGCAACCGGGTGCCCTGAGATCAGCGGGGCTGCGCCGCCTCCCACAGCTCC of the Actinoplanes sichuanensis genome contains:
- a CDS encoding threonine aldolase family protein is translated as MADLRSDTVTRPTKGMRTAMARAAVGDDVFGDDPTVNALEAHVAELFGHEAALFAPSGTMANQIALQLVVPPGGELLAGADAHVVTYEVGAAALLGGISTRTWPSYGAALNAERITEMIRPAGFPSVPTAAIAVEQTHNLGGGGVIPLSTLQDLRVAADKHNIALHCDGARIWHAHIADGVTLAEYGALFDTLSVCLSKGLGAPVGSLVVGSRERIAKARVIRKRMGGGMRQAGILAAAGRYALDHHLQRLTEDHERARQIAEALAPFGVVDPEKVRTNLVPLDLSKHDLSAPALASAAAERGVLIAAMLPQVARLVTHLDLDEAGVDQAIDVLSDLLA
- a CDS encoding class II 3-deoxy-7-phosphoheptulonate synthase; the protein is MRREWHQLSHPGVGNPALQTSRPSTDSAEDEALGLDRWRSLPRVQMPPWPDMAEVAEVCKVLDNVPSIVAPYEVDQLRHRLAEVCEGRAFLLQGGDCAETFADNTESHLLANARTLLQMAVVLTYGASMPVVKVARVAGQYTKPRSAPTDSLGLPAYRGDMINSLEPDEAARIADPQRMIRAYANSAAAMNMLRAYLSGGLADLHGLHDWNKDFVRASPAGERYEAIAREIDRALDFIRACGMTDSEALRTVSLYCSHEALALEYDRALTRVSDGRAYGLSGHFLWIGERTRQLDHAHIDFISRIANPIGVKIGPGTSPETAIELCEKLNPENEPGRLTLISRMGNGKVRDALSPIVEKVHASGAKVVWQCDPMHGNTHESSNGYKTRHFDRVVDEVLGYFEVHRGLGTHPGGIHVELTGEDVTECLGGAQGIEDLDLPDRYETACDPRLNTQQSLELAFLVAEMLRG
- a CDS encoding glycosyl hydrolase family 18 protein; the encoded protein is MRTTPRRALITGAIVLASSVAVPMSQASAAAACATPWSATAVYVKDNVASQNGHNYTAKWWTQNESPATNSTQWAVWIDNGVCGGTTPTTPPTTTPPTTTPPTTPPTTPPTTPPTTTPPNTGSKWVVGYFAEWGVYGRGYHVKNIDTSGSASKLTHILYAFANTTGGRCTIGDSYADYEKAYTAAESVDGVADTWDQPLRGSFNQLRKLKKKYPGLKVIYSVGGWTWSGGFTQAAANPTAFADSCYSLVEDPRWADVFDGIDIDWEYPNACGLSCDASGPAAYANVITALRNKFGSSNLITSAISADGSNGGKLDVADYAAGIAKLDKVFPMTYDYFGAFNAQGPTAPHSPLTSYTGIPQAGFNSDAAIQKLKSKGVPAAKILLGIGFYGRGWTGVTQAAPGGSATGAAPGTYEAGIEDYKVLKTKCPATGTIGGTAYAFCGGNWWGYDTPSTIAGKLTYAKNQGLGGAFFWELSGDTTNGELITAIKSNL
- a CDS encoding glutathione peroxidase, translating into MTIFDVKIGALTGGATELDRYRGKVVLVVNVASRCGLTPQYAKLQNLWETHRDRGLVLVGVPCDQFGGQEPGTAEQIDEFCRVNYGVTFPVTEKVEVNGPGRHPLYTELVGDGADISWNFEKFVVAPDGTVAARFEPGTQPDDAELVATIEKLLPH
- a CDS encoding DUF429 domain-containing protein; protein product: MSIHVIGVDAYALGWVGVELRDGAFGRAVLAATLYEIVAGSSGAAVIGVDIPLGMLPDRWRAADTLAADQLGPRRGSVFRVPPRAVWQEPDFASANRLCRELTGAGLSRQSWALRPKLLEANAIWERHPGLLFEAHPEVSFRTMAGEPLPHAKKTWSGQARRRELLARNGIVLPDKLGPAGQAPPDDILDAAAVAWTAHRVATGAALSHPSPPEEENGSRIAIYY
- a CDS encoding SCO2524 family protein, with translation MKVDPRQQLLEIWRAVIEHSYRDGEWHWGGRDGRNSISDAEQLLCILGPATAIDTFGLDSPGRISEDLLDVLKPLGGVMDGPLALLEAVEAYLTAYTDENNTPIFAAESYFRNPVGADPAELSPEQLAQPVVDSFAISMALSLATIGFAREFRKNLKRRSSRADIDRLVEMASRRLSAAMVGLLRSFTVNIFDVDSRDGRALIRTVNQRGLSTRRIVPMIQQSLEDVRNSLRTITIGSGANLADDLDHPDRLFECGWSWGVVRDAPVIETSEQIGRQLSGRAEPAPYIYFTTVALDAIEALSAPRTQRLGLLNEEQQRLAQGLRLRWDLTQSYWSAIAVPAGSGLRWPLEDIPWQRTTEKESEYFSLHVSSIVVQDLVRKRAGNVDLNRVGRVLQSLADRARITSRVYAGDKSYRLHAPGFPINLGGSGDLDEARLTWVMSDFAPLLLKRTISLAELLGASTMRNEMIDLADDIWDHLDARRLTKTRHGLWDQPRRVFEDFEDTFEDPSWYHTKRITDCLITAAEVIRKPPPRSEPVAALANDLLSEAEHLYDQELLQGSPNSGHAMQAEMQALAAKLERGRSVLDKQPGTAYALANFVLVALDQFAAARSDLDSES
- a CDS encoding SCO2523 family variant P-loop protein, with product MLVFATSDKGGTGRSVTTSNVAYQSALAGYDVCYLDFDFGSPTAGSVFDIDAGRLGVLHGGLHSYLLGEVTEPHRIDVFAETERESVKVRDRHAGKLFLLPGDLGIGEFPSSDGVVSRCTEILELLVSQFHMCFVDLSAGRSYALQMALEAARRLPDVRTRWLVYHRWTKQHVIAAASLVHGRHGILEAGEDLGYNRDELLASLRFVRTALVDPARPGLTSQQSVWIAEWDSRLQAIAESANAGPPWMLHTVPLDPVLQWREQLITAHDVTTIGIANERTAEAFQQLARLLHNDKAWEVR
- a CDS encoding SCO2522 family protein — protein: MTGPHTTFQEWSAQPRIERVPLSHVSIELGHLYREDFAGGIELLRRHFREIKPWVAAARDRAAALAGPGRRPRISTCFLIDDYFSAFSTPDEVIGRLVEAAGDNGLTIDYVAREAGCAEAGPVRPAELVLDRLVNEPPPGTDGLKPPAAASGWVTNGDRPPGSSAQPAMARRPAWQPPTENAKSLHSIYLAVEIFSRKPEGRQWSCPFLAAVWQLLRLGMLRDNGRPVAAPQPAGERLPATWESMPAVLRLNPDAQPFSAYRTLSVLARQFQNIEAAVGVVLGQVAVDEEVHQQVRIRAEEEGVVLPEGLVQRISYVFDGDSNRVP